In one Sporomusa sphaeroides DSM 2875 genomic region, the following are encoded:
- the coaD gene encoding pantetheine-phosphate adenylyltransferase, which yields MRIGVCPGSFDPVSNGHLDIFLRSSKMFDLVIAAVFHNPNKKPLFTMEERVDMLTLATQGIPNIKVDSFSGLLNDYVRRQNSTFIVRGLRALSDFEYEFQRALLIKKIDPDMETIFMMTSSDYSFISSSGIKELARFGGPITGLVPACLEEKIVKRIREKS from the coding sequence ATGCGGATAGGAGTTTGCCCAGGCAGTTTTGATCCGGTTAGTAACGGGCATCTGGATATTTTTCTGCGATCCAGCAAAATGTTTGATTTAGTGATTGCCGCGGTTTTTCATAATCCTAATAAAAAGCCGCTGTTTACCATGGAAGAACGGGTAGATATGCTAACCTTGGCGACACAAGGTATACCCAACATTAAAGTAGATAGCTTTTCCGGCCTTTTAAACGACTATGTACGGCGTCAGAACAGTACCTTTATTGTCAGGGGCTTACGGGCGCTGAGTGACTTTGAATATGAATTTCAACGGGCACTGCTCATCAAGAAAATCGATCCCGATATGGAAACGATTTTTATGATGACCAGTAGCGATTATTCGTTCATTAGTTCAAGCGGCATTAAGGAGTTAGCGAGATTTGGCGGACCAATTACAGGATTGGTTCCTGCATGCTTAGAAGAAAAAATAGTAAAAAGAATTCGTGAAAAAAGCTAG
- a CDS encoding ATPase produces MTIEKLLDDMENLLVEAARVPFTNKRVIEEDDLAKFLDDLRELMPKELDEAKHIIAERQRILDEAQKEAQSIVEQAKTYCIKLTDENLINKQAQEQANELVMQARKTAKDLQSDAVSYADEVFKHVLVHLERTLEVVQQGHRELQQNKKSQDK; encoded by the coding sequence ATGACTATTGAGAAATTGCTTGATGACATGGAGAACCTGCTGGTTGAGGCCGCCCGCGTACCTTTTACTAATAAAAGAGTCATCGAAGAAGATGATTTGGCCAAATTTTTAGATGACCTGCGTGAACTGATGCCGAAAGAGCTTGATGAAGCTAAACATATTATTGCTGAGCGGCAGCGTATTCTTGATGAGGCACAGAAAGAAGCGCAAAGTATTGTGGAACAGGCTAAAACCTATTGTATTAAGCTTACCGATGAGAACCTGATAAATAAACAGGCGCAGGAGCAGGCTAATGAACTTGTTATGCAGGCCCGCAAAACCGCTAAAGACTTACAGTCCGATGCGGTCAGCTACGCTGATGAAGTATTTAAGCATGTGTTGGTTCATCTGGAAAGAACACTTGAAGTAGTTCAGCAAGGCCATCGCGAGTTACAACAAAACAAAAAAAGCCAGGATAAATAA
- the ylbJ gene encoding sporulation integral membrane protein YlbJ: MRIWGSGKRYRSRLLAYCMAFCTVFVTIAMVTYPKDAFDSAIMGLNLWWNVVFPALLPFFILSEILMGLGVVHFIGVLLEPLMRPIFNVPGVGAFAMSMGLASGYPMDAVITCKFRKNQLCSAVEAERLLSFTNTADPLFMVGAVAVGMFGMPELGATIALAHYISSFFVGIIFRFHGRDRDNYTQEGPVVRGNIIIRAFRALYNARQEDKRSPGQLLGDAVKSSMNTILLIGGFIIVFSVFIRIMTIVGITDILTAMFAAMLGVIGYSASLAPALVSGLLEIDLGTLAASQAVAPLDQKVVIVSAIIAWSGLSVHGQVASIVIESGIRMIPYMVGRLLHAVLAAGITVLLLGPGEQFTKLLVLPVSMNIAQSNTWSLWLTRIEQTTYQIGILLSIMIALSIAVHLCREIYGYVKR; the protein is encoded by the coding sequence CGTTCACGATTATTGGCCTATTGCATGGCCTTTTGTACGGTATTTGTAACTATCGCTATGGTGACATATCCCAAAGATGCCTTTGATTCAGCTATTATGGGTTTAAATTTATGGTGGAATGTTGTTTTTCCTGCCCTGCTGCCTTTTTTCATTTTATCAGAAATACTTATGGGGCTTGGAGTTGTTCATTTCATCGGCGTGCTACTCGAACCCCTGATGAGGCCGATATTCAATGTTCCCGGTGTCGGAGCCTTTGCCATGTCCATGGGTCTTGCTTCCGGCTACCCAATGGATGCTGTAATCACCTGCAAATTTCGCAAGAATCAATTATGTAGTGCCGTCGAGGCTGAGCGGCTGCTCTCCTTCACTAATACGGCCGATCCGCTGTTTATGGTGGGCGCAGTAGCTGTAGGTATGTTTGGTATGCCCGAATTAGGTGCTACCATTGCCTTGGCCCACTACATATCCAGTTTTTTTGTGGGAATAATCTTCAGGTTTCACGGACGGGACCGGGATAATTACACCCAGGAGGGTCCGGTAGTACGCGGCAATATCATTATTCGTGCATTTCGGGCTTTGTATAATGCCAGACAGGAAGATAAGCGCTCACCCGGCCAATTGCTTGGTGATGCGGTCAAATCTTCGATGAATACCATCCTGCTGATTGGCGGCTTTATCATTGTTTTCTCGGTATTTATCCGTATTATGACCATTGTCGGTATTACCGATATCCTTACAGCCATGTTTGCCGCAATGCTCGGAGTCATCGGTTACAGCGCCAGCTTAGCCCCGGCATTGGTAAGCGGCTTGCTGGAAATTGATCTGGGTACATTGGCTGCCAGCCAAGCTGTTGCCCCACTCGATCAAAAGGTTGTTATCGTCAGTGCGATCATCGCCTGGAGCGGCCTTTCGGTTCATGGCCAGGTAGCCAGTATTGTTATCGAGTCAGGTATACGTATGATTCCGTACATGGTAGGCCGGTTGCTGCACGCTGTGCTGGCTGCCGGGATTACCGTGTTATTGCTCGGCCCGGGAGAGCAGTTTACCAAACTATTGGTCCTGCCGGTATCGATGAATATTGCTCAAAGCAATACCTGGAGCTTATGGCTGACCAGAATCGAACAAACTACCTATCAGATCGGAATATTGCTGAGCATTATGATAGCACTATCGATCGCTGTTCACCTCTGTAGAGAAATATATGGGTATGTAAAAAGATAA